Within Cyanobium sp. AMD-g, the genomic segment TTGAGCCACTGGTTCAGCCATGGGTGGGCTCCGCCAGGCTTTGCTGCACCACCAGGCTGAGCCGCTCCAGATGGTACGGGAGCGTATGCGGGTTGCCCAGCACCGCCTTGAGATGGTGATGGCCCCGGTAGACGGGCCGCGAGAGCATCAGCTGTTCAGCCAGCAGGGCCGCCCGGGTGGCGGCACTCCAGCGCTCCGCCTGCGCCCCTTCACAGCCCTCGGGCCGGAACGCGAGCAGGTGCAGGGGGCCGCTGCAGAGGCTGAGGCCCCCGATGGCCCGCAACCGCTGCTCCAGTTGCGTGCGGCGCTGGACGGCCGCGTCGATGAGGGCGGCCACGCCGTCGAGGCCGAGCTGACGCAGACCCAGCCAGAGCTTGAGGATCTCCCCGGGCCTGGTGCCCTGCAGCCCCGCCTCCCCCTGGTGGCCGCCGCCCCAGCTGGGTTCCATGTAGGGCAGCCCGGTGGCAAAGGCCCGCTGCAGGTGGCGCGGATCCGCCAGCAGCAGCAGCGAGGAGGTCTTGGTGATGCCAAGCAGCTTCTGGGGGTTGACCGTGATCGAATCGGCCAGCCCCAGGCCCTTCAGCGCGGGGCGGAAGCGTTCGCTGAAGGCGAAGATCGCGCCGATCGCCCCGTCGACATGCAGCCAGTGGCCGTAGCGCCGGCACAGGGCCGCGATCGGCTCCAGGGGATCCAAGGCGCCGCGCACGGTCGTGCCGGCGGTGGCCACCACGGCGATCACCGGCGTGCCAGCCCGATCGAGCTGCGCCAGCCGCTCCTCAAGGGCCTGGGGTTCGAGCGTGCCGGCAGCCGTCACGGGGAGCTGCACCAGGGCTTCGGGCGGCAGACCCATCACGGCCGTGGCCTTGACCAGCGAGACATGGGCCTCCTCGCTGCACAGCACCACCGCCTCGCCCCGGCAGGCCAGGCCACGCTGATGGCGCGCGGTGACCAGAGCCATCAGGTTGCTGAGGCTGCCGCCGCTGGCGGCCACGCCCCCGGCACCGTCAGGAAGCCCAAGCCGCCCGGCCATCCAGGCACACAGGGCCCGCTCCAGACGGCTGAGGCTGGGGGAGAGCTCCTCGGCCAGCAGGTTGTTGTTCAGGCCGGCGCAGATCAGATCGGCCACGATCGAGGCGGACAGGGGCGGCGGATCGAGGTGGGCCAGGGCGCCGGGATGGTTGGGGTTGTAGGCCCCTTCCATCACCAGTTGCAGATCGGCCAGCAGCCTGTCGCTTCCCAGTCCCGCCAGCTCCGGTTCCACCGCCGGCAGCACACTCAGACCGGGAAGGGGGGTGCCGTGGCCAGCCTGGCCAAGCCAGCGGCAGAGGAGTCCGGACGCCTGCTGCAGGACCTCTTCCAGGGCCGGGTCCGGCTGAAAGGGATCGGCAAAGGCGCCGAAGTCCTGAGGGGACGACGATGGCCGGTGGGCGGGGGGGACGCTGGCCAACGGCGACTGTGGGGGCTTCGGCATTCTGCCGCCTGCCCTGGCGGAGGGATGGCTAGAAAATCAGGATGGTGAGTGACGCCGTCAGCCTGCTGTGGATGGACCGGCTCCTGCGCCTTTCCGAGGCGGCCGGGGCCCGGGGGGAGATCCCCGTCGCAGCCGCCTTACTGGATGAGGCCGGCCGCTGCGTCGGCTGGGGCAGCAATCGTCGCCACCGACAGGCGGATCCCCTTGGCCATGCCGAACTGCTGGCCCTGCGCCAGGCTGCGGCGGCGAGGGGCGACTGGCGCTTCAACAGCTGCACCCTGCTGGTGACCCTTGAGCCCTGTCCGATGTGCGCCGGTGCCCTGATCCAGGCGCGGGTGGGCCGTGTGATCTACGCCGCCGGGGACCCCAAGCGTGGTGCCCTCGGCGGCAGCCTCGACCTCTCCAGCCACCCCAGCGCCCACCACCACATGGCGGTCAGCGGTGGGGTGAGGGGCGCGCGGGCCGGCCATCAGCTGGAGCAGTGGTTCCGGCAGCGGCGCCTGGGCCGTCAGGCGATGGCGGCGGGCACAGCGGCAGGGGACGACTGAAAGGCGGGCAGTTCGCTGGCGAAGATGTCCAGCAGGCGATCGACATTCTCCGGGGTGCTGTTGTAGCCCATCAGGCCGATGCGCCACACCTTGCCGGCCAGATCCCCGAGCCCGCCGCCCACCTCGATGCCGAAGCGATCGAGCAGATGGCGGCTGAAGGCCTTGCCGTCGACCCCCTGGGGGATGCGGACGGTGGTGAGGGTGGCCAGGCGCAGGGGCTCGCTGACATGCAGTTCAAGGCCCAGCCGCTCCAGACCGGCCCAGAGGCGCTCGGCATTGCTGCGGTGGCGCGCCCAGGCGGCCTCCAGGCCCTCTTCGGCCAGAAGCCGCAGGGCTTCGCGCATGCCGAAGTTCATGTTCACCGGTGCGGTGTGGTGATACACCCTGTCGCTGCCCCAGTACTTGTTGAGCAGGGAGACATCGAGGTACCAGTTGGGCACCTTGCCGGAGCGGCCGGCCAGCTTGGCCTCGGCCCTCGGGCCCATCGTGAAGGGACCCAGGCCGGGAGGGCAGCTGAGCCCCTTCTGGCTGCAGCTGTAGGCCAGATCCACCTTCCAGGCATCGATGTGCAGCGGCACCGCCCCAAGCGAGGTGACGGTATCGAGCAGCAGCAGGCAGTCGTGCTGCCGGCAGAGGTCGCCGATGCCGTCCATCGGCTGACACACCCCGGTGGAGGTTTCGGCATGCACCATCGCCAGGATGGCGGGCTTGTGCGTGATCAGGGCCGCTTCGAGCTCGGCCAGGTCAAAGGCCTCCCCCCAGGGCCGCTCGATCGTGACGACGTCGGCCCGGTAGCGGCCGGCCATGTCGACCAGGCGCTGGCCGAAGTAGCCCATCACGGCCACCAGCACCTTGTCGCCGGGCTCGATGGTGTTGGCCAGCGTGGCTTCCATGGCGGCGCTGCCGGTGCCGCTCATCGGAATGGTGAGCCGGTTATCGGTCTGCCAGGCGTAGCGGAGCAAGTCCTGCACCTCACCCATCAGCTCGATGTAGAGGGGATCGAGGTGCCCGATCGGCATCCGTGCCAGGGCCTGCAGCACCGTGGGGTGGGCGTTGGAAGGGCCAGGGCCCAGCAGCAGCCGCTCCGGGGTGGCGATGGGATCCAGAGCGAGCCTGTGGGTGCTGCTGACGGTGGGAGGCACTGGGAGAAGAGGCAAGACCTGGCGGAGCGGCAGAAGTGATCTGAGACTAGGGAACGGCCGCTCAGCGGGCGCGGACGTTGCTGGAGGAAAGGCCGCGGCAGAGGTGCTCGAAGGGAGCCCGAACCAGTCCGGTGTCCACCAGGCCGGCATCGGCCAGCATCTCGGCGATCACCTCACCGAGCAGGGCGATGCTGCGGACGGTCGGTCCGGTGGGAACACCCAGACTCTTGTACGTGTCATCGAGGCCGTTGAGAACGCGCTCGTCGAGGATGGTGAAATCGTCGGCCACCAGGGCATAGCTGGCGTAGCGCAGGAAGTAGTCCATGTCGCGCAGACAGGCCGACAGGCGCCTGGTGGTGTAGGCGTTGCCACCGGGGAGAAGCAGCTCGGGGTCCTCAAGCCAGAGGCGCTGGGCCGCCTCGCGCACGATGACGGCCGCTTCCCGGTTGATCAGTTCGACGGCGGCGAGACGCAACGCCGCCTGGCCGTAATAGGCATCGATCCGGTCGATCGCGGAACGATCGAAGTAGCGGCCCAGCTGGTCGTAACGACCAATCAGACCGGTGATGGCATCTCGCATGGACGAAACGGATCGACGCACCTGCAGCGGAAGGTAGCACTCGCAATCCGCCAGATTCCTGTCCTGCGGCTGGTTCTGGGGAATCTGACAGAAACGGTTACGCGGCCACCGGCCCGCCGGGGGGGGCACCATCGTGGCGGCAGCCTTCCCATCCACCTCCGCCATGGCCACCTCCGCCCAGGACGTCCTGCGCCGCCTCGGGGAGGACGGCATCGAGCGCATCGACCTCAAGGTGAGTGACCTGCAGGGGCGCTGGCATTCGTTCGGGCTGGAGGCCGACCAGCTCGGCGAGGGGGCCTTTCAGCGGGGCCTTTGCCTCGACAGCGTTTCCTTTGACAGCGTTTCCTTCGACAGCCGTGCCAGCGGTCTGGTCCTGCATCCGGACCCTGCCACCGCCTGGATCGACCCCTTTCTCTCTCCCCGAAGCCTCAGCCTGATCGCCACGTTCGAGGTGCCGGCGGGGTCCGGGCCGAACGTCCGCCACTGCCCCCGTTCCCTGGCCGGCCGCGCCCTGGCCCTGCTGGCCGGCAGCGGCCTGGCCGATGCAGCCCGTTTCGGAGTGACGCAGGACGTTTTCCTGTTCAACGAGCTGATCTGGCACTGCAATGACCAGGGTTGTGGTTACCAGATCGCCAACGGCAGTGAGCCGCCGGAGGCGCTGGGCAACGAACTGCTGCTCACCCTGGCGGCCCTGGGCCTGCCGGCCCGCCTGCGTCAGCCGTCGCCGCCGGCCCCCCTGCTTGGGCTGAGCCTGGGGAGCGACGATCTGCTGCGGGCCGCCGATGCCCTGATGGTCAGCCGCTATGTGCTCGGTCACGTCGCCCGGCGCCACGGCTGGCGCGCCAGCCTGCTGCCGAAGCCCACGCTGGATCCCATCAGCGCTGGCCTGGCGGTGCACCAGAGCCTCTGGAGAGCCGGCCAGCCCCTGTTCTGCGGTGCAGGCACCTATGGCGACCTGTCCCAGACCGCCCGTTGGTACCTGGGGGGGCTGCTGCACCATGGCTGCTCCCTGGCCGCCTTCACCAACCCAGGCACCAACAGCTACCGGCGGCTGCGGAGCGGCCCCGCGGCCCCGACCCGCCTGACCTACGCCAGGAACGACCCCTCGACGGTGGTGGCGGTTGCCGACAGCGGCAGCGACCCCGACAAGCGGCGTCTGGTGCTGCGCCAGGCGGACGGGCTGGCCAATCCCTATCTGGCCCTGGCGGCGATGCTGATGGCAGGGCTCGATGGCGTGCGCCGCCAGAGCGATCCCGGCTCCCCCAGCGATCTGGAGCCCGCCGCCGACGCTGTCCCGTCAGCTGGCGCCAGCCTGCCCACCGACCTGGGCGGATCCCTGGCGGCCCTCGCCGGCGACCATGACTACCTGCTGGCCGGTGGTGTCTTCAGCCAGGAGCTGATCGAGGACTGGATCGCCCTCAAACGCCTGGAGCTGGAGGAACTGGAGCACCGGCCCCATCCCCTTGAGTTCGCCAGCGACCCCATCGCCTGACTCAGGGACGCAGCAGCC encodes:
- a CDS encoding alanine--glyoxylate aminotransferase family protein; the protein is MPLLPVPPTVSSTHRLALDPIATPERLLLGPGPSNAHPTVLQALARMPIGHLDPLYIELMGEVQDLLRYAWQTDNRLTIPMSGTGSAAMEATLANTIEPGDKVLVAVMGYFGQRLVDMAGRYRADVVTIERPWGEAFDLAELEAALITHKPAILAMVHAETSTGVCQPMDGIGDLCRQHDCLLLLDTVTSLGAVPLHIDAWKVDLAYSCSQKGLSCPPGLGPFTMGPRAEAKLAGRSGKVPNWYLDVSLLNKYWGSDRVYHHTAPVNMNFGMREALRLLAEEGLEAAWARHRSNAERLWAGLERLGLELHVSEPLRLATLTTVRIPQGVDGKAFSRHLLDRFGIEVGGGLGDLAGKVWRIGLMGYNSTPENVDRLLDIFASELPAFQSSPAAVPAAIA
- a CDS encoding allophycocyanin subunit beta, coding for MRDAITGLIGRYDQLGRYFDRSAIDRIDAYYGQAALRLAAVELINREAAVIVREAAQRLWLEDPELLLPGGNAYTTRRLSACLRDMDYFLRYASYALVADDFTILDERVLNGLDDTYKSLGVPTGPTVRSIALLGEVIAEMLADAGLVDTGLVRAPFEHLCRGLSSSNVRAR
- a CDS encoding pyridoxal phosphate-dependent decarboxylase family protein, yielding MPKPPQSPLASVPPAHRPSSSPQDFGAFADPFQPDPALEEVLQQASGLLCRWLGQAGHGTPLPGLSVLPAVEPELAGLGSDRLLADLQLVMEGAYNPNHPGALAHLDPPPLSASIVADLICAGLNNNLLAEELSPSLSRLERALCAWMAGRLGLPDGAGGVAASGGSLSNLMALVTARHQRGLACRGEAVVLCSEEAHVSLVKATAVMGLPPEALVQLPVTAAGTLEPQALEERLAQLDRAGTPVIAVVATAGTTVRGALDPLEPIAALCRRYGHWLHVDGAIGAIFAFSERFRPALKGLGLADSITVNPQKLLGITKTSSLLLLADPRHLQRAFATGLPYMEPSWGGGHQGEAGLQGTRPGEILKLWLGLRQLGLDGVAALIDAAVQRRTQLEQRLRAIGGLSLCSGPLHLLAFRPEGCEGAQAERWSAATRAALLAEQLMLSRPVYRGHHHLKAVLGNPHTLPYHLERLSLVVQQSLAEPTHG
- a CDS encoding nucleoside deaminase; the protein is MVSDAVSLLWMDRLLRLSEAAGARGEIPVAAALLDEAGRCVGWGSNRRHRQADPLGHAELLALRQAAAARGDWRFNSCTLLVTLEPCPMCAGALIQARVGRVIYAAGDPKRGALGGSLDLSSHPSAHHHMAVSGGVRGARAGHQLEQWFRQRRLGRQAMAAGTAAGDD
- a CDS encoding glutamine synthetase family protein; amino-acid sequence: MATSAQDVLRRLGEDGIERIDLKVSDLQGRWHSFGLEADQLGEGAFQRGLCLDSVSFDSVSFDSRASGLVLHPDPATAWIDPFLSPRSLSLIATFEVPAGSGPNVRHCPRSLAGRALALLAGSGLADAARFGVTQDVFLFNELIWHCNDQGCGYQIANGSEPPEALGNELLLTLAALGLPARLRQPSPPAPLLGLSLGSDDLLRAADALMVSRYVLGHVARRHGWRASLLPKPTLDPISAGLAVHQSLWRAGQPLFCGAGTYGDLSQTARWYLGGLLHHGCSLAAFTNPGTNSYRRLRSGPAAPTRLTYARNDPSTVVAVADSGSDPDKRRLVLRQADGLANPYLALAAMLMAGLDGVRRQSDPGSPSDLEPAADAVPSAGASLPTDLGGSLAALAGDHDYLLAGGVFSQELIEDWIALKRLELEELEHRPHPLEFASDPIA